One genomic segment of Pseudomonas sp. p1(2021b) includes these proteins:
- a CDS encoding GlxA family transcriptional regulator: MVQPCSAQPASPLPPPRTFGFLVQPNFTTIGLASAVETLRMANLAACRPLFRTVVVAATPEPVTASNGMRVLPDHGIADAPALDALFVVGANPIANDRDSRLLIDWLRQLARQRVPLGGICTGSYLLARAQLLKGYRCTIHWEDIEALKERFPGIVISNQLYELDRDRYTCSGGVAAMDMMLQLVARLPDGQAIAAKAAELLLCDRVRGERDRQRVPLRTRLGNAQPKLSQVVAIMEANLEEPLGLEELATLNEVTVRQLERLFHKYLQRTPSQYYLELRLSRAREMLLRSDAQVREIALACGFTSPAHFSKSYSRFFGLSPLGERRQASLH, encoded by the coding sequence ATGGTCCAACCCTGCTCTGCGCAGCCTGCCTCCCCGCTCCCCCCACCCAGGACATTCGGCTTTCTGGTACAACCCAACTTCACCACCATCGGCCTGGCCTCGGCGGTCGAGACCCTGCGCATGGCCAACCTGGCCGCCTGCCGCCCGTTGTTTCGCACCGTAGTCGTCGCCGCCACGCCGGAACCTGTGACCGCCAGCAACGGCATGCGCGTGCTGCCTGACCATGGCATCGCTGACGCACCCGCACTGGATGCCCTGTTCGTGGTAGGTGCCAACCCCATTGCCAACGACCGTGACAGCCGCCTGCTGATCGACTGGTTGCGACAACTTGCCCGTCAGCGGGTGCCCCTGGGTGGCATATGCACGGGCAGCTACCTGCTGGCGCGGGCGCAGTTGCTCAAAGGCTATCGCTGCACCATCCACTGGGAAGACATCGAAGCGCTCAAGGAGCGTTTCCCCGGCATCGTCATCTCCAATCAACTGTACGAGCTGGACCGCGACCGCTACACCTGCTCCGGCGGCGTGGCCGCCATGGACATGATGTTGCAATTGGTCGCCCGCCTGCCCGATGGCCAAGCCATCGCCGCCAAGGCGGCCGAGCTGTTGCTGTGCGACCGGGTGCGTGGCGAGCGTGACCGCCAGCGGGTGCCACTGCGCACCCGGCTCGGCAATGCCCAACCCAAGCTGAGCCAGGTGGTGGCGATCATGGAAGCCAACCTGGAAGAACCCCTGGGGCTGGAAGAGCTGGCAACCCTCAACGAGGTGACGGTGCGCCAACTGGAGCGGCTGTTTCACAAGTACCTGCAGCGCACCCCCAGCCAGTACTACCTGGAGCTACGTCTGTCACGGGCGCGGGAGATGCTGCTGCGCAGCGACGCCCAGGTGCGGGAAATCGCCCTGGCCTGTGGCTTTACCTCGCCTGCGCATTTTTCCAAGAGCTACAGCCGGTTCTTTGGCCTGTCACCGCTCGGAGAGCGGCGACAGGCGTCGTTGCACTGA
- a CDS encoding MFS transporter, which yields MITMSARHLDLPAQDAERQALRKAARASFMGNFVEWFDYAAYGYLATIIAATFFPDADKTTGLLATFAVFALSFIVRPLGGVVWGHFGDRYGRRNALSWSILIMSVSTFCIGILPSHAQIGLWAPCLLLLIRLVQGFSASGEYAGASAFLAEYAPAGRRGLYTSIVPASTAAGLLFGAAFVASLHALLSTEALHSWGWRLPFLLAAPFGLVGRYIRMSLQDTPKFLEMEQRLESKGCAGATPIRELLTLHRRSVLIGIGVTCLNAVAFYLLLSYMPTYLSNEMGMSEGDSFIASTVSLATYIGLIFLMGRLSDRFGRKPMLVVASLLFLGLTVPLFSLLDHQPLLVILAIQILFGAMLAMNDGTLPCLLAEIFPTRVRFSGFALSFNIANALFGGTAPFIATWLIQVTGNKLAPAGYLLVAAVVALVAMLACRETAHRALQD from the coding sequence ATGATCACCATGAGCGCCCGTCACCTTGACCTCCCGGCACAGGACGCCGAACGCCAGGCGCTGCGCAAGGCTGCGCGAGCCAGTTTCATGGGCAACTTCGTCGAATGGTTCGACTATGCCGCCTATGGCTACCTGGCCACCATCATCGCTGCCACGTTCTTCCCCGATGCCGACAAGACCACCGGCTTGCTGGCCACCTTTGCGGTGTTTGCCTTGTCCTTCATCGTCCGACCGCTGGGTGGGGTGGTCTGGGGGCATTTCGGCGACCGCTACGGGCGACGCAACGCGCTGTCGTGGTCGATCCTGATCATGTCGGTGTCGACGTTTTGCATCGGCATACTGCCCAGCCATGCGCAGATCGGCCTGTGGGCGCCGTGCCTCTTGCTTCTGATTCGCCTCGTACAGGGTTTTTCCGCGTCGGGCGAGTATGCCGGGGCTTCGGCGTTTCTGGCCGAATACGCGCCAGCAGGCCGTCGCGGGCTGTACACCAGCATCGTGCCGGCCAGTACCGCCGCTGGGTTGCTGTTCGGCGCCGCGTTCGTTGCCAGCCTGCATGCGCTGCTCAGCACCGAGGCCTTGCACAGCTGGGGGTGGCGCCTGCCGTTTTTGCTGGCTGCACCGTTCGGCCTGGTGGGGCGCTATATCCGCATGAGCCTGCAGGACACGCCCAAGTTCCTGGAGATGGAGCAGCGCCTGGAAAGCAAGGGCTGCGCGGGCGCCACACCGATCCGCGAACTGCTGACCCTGCACCGGCGCAGCGTGTTGATCGGCATTGGCGTGACCTGCCTGAATGCGGTCGCCTTCTACCTGCTGCTCAGCTACATGCCGACTTACCTGTCCAACGAAATGGGCATGAGCGAGGGTGACTCGTTCATTGCCTCGACGGTGTCGCTGGCAACCTACATCGGGTTGATCTTCCTGATGGGGCGCTTGTCGGACCGCTTTGGTCGCAAGCCCATGCTGGTGGTCGCCTCGCTGCTGTTTCTGGGGCTGACGGTGCCGCTGTTCAGTTTGCTCGACCATCAGCCGCTGTTGGTGATCCTGGCGATCCAGATCCTGTTCGGTGCGATGCTGGCGATGAACGACGGCACCTTGCCCTGCTTGCTGGCGGAGATTTTTCCCACACGTGTGCGTTTCAGCGGGTTTGCCTTGAGCTTCAACATCGCCAACGCGCTGTTCGGTGGCACCGCGCCGTTCATTGCCACCTGGCTGATCCAGGTCACTGGCAACAAGCTGGCCCCGGCGGGCTACCTGCTGGTCGCTGCGGTGGTGGCACTAGTGGCCATGCTGGCCTGCCGGGAAACGGCGCATCGGGCGCTGCAGGACTGA
- a CDS encoding M24 family metallopeptidase encodes MQMPKTLKIRNGEKVKPTFSAQEYAARQARLRAYMAEHDIEAAIFTSYHNVNYYSDFLYCSFGRPYALVVTQDKVVSISANIDGGQPWRRTVGTDNIVYTDWQRDNFFVAIQQALPLASRIGVEHDHLNLQNHAKLAACYPKAELVDIGAPCMRMRMIKSAEEQALIRQGARVADIGGAAVVEALRDQVPEYEVALHATQAMVREIARSFPDAELMDTWTWFQSGLNTDGAHNPVTSRKVSKGEILSLNCFPMIAGYYTALERTLFLDHCPDEYLRLWQANVEVHEAGLKLVRPGIRCCDIARELNEIFLRHDLLQYRTFGYGHSFGTLSHYYGREAGLELREDIDTVLEPGMVVSIEPMIMLPEGHPGAGGYREHDILIVNEHGAENITHFPYGPEHNIIRK; translated from the coding sequence ATGCAAATGCCCAAGACCCTGAAAATCCGCAACGGCGAGAAAGTCAAACCCACGTTCTCCGCTCAGGAGTACGCTGCCCGCCAGGCCCGCCTGCGCGCTTACATGGCCGAGCATGACATCGAGGCGGCGATTTTCACCTCGTACCACAACGTCAACTACTACAGCGACTTCCTCTACTGCTCGTTCGGGCGCCCCTATGCGCTGGTGGTCACCCAGGACAAGGTGGTCTCGATCAGCGCCAACATCGATGGCGGCCAACCCTGGCGGCGGACGGTCGGCACCGACAACATCGTCTACACCGACTGGCAGCGCGACAACTTCTTCGTCGCCATCCAGCAGGCCCTGCCGCTGGCCTCGCGCATCGGCGTGGAGCATGACCATCTCAATCTACAGAATCATGCCAAGCTCGCTGCCTGTTATCCCAAGGCCGAGTTGGTCGACATCGGCGCGCCTTGCATGCGCATGCGCATGATCAAGTCCGCCGAAGAGCAGGCATTGATCCGTCAGGGTGCGCGTGTCGCCGACATCGGTGGCGCGGCAGTGGTCGAGGCCTTGCGCGATCAGGTGCCTGAGTACGAGGTGGCATTGCATGCCACCCAGGCAATGGTGCGTGAGATCGCCCGCAGCTTCCCTGACGCCGAGCTGATGGATACCTGGACCTGGTTCCAGTCCGGGCTCAATACCGATGGCGCACATAACCCGGTCACCAGCCGCAAGGTGAGCAAGGGCGAGATCCTCAGCCTCAACTGCTTCCCGATGATCGCCGGTTACTACACCGCGCTGGAGCGCACCTTGTTCCTCGACCACTGCCCGGACGAGTACCTGCGCCTGTGGCAAGCCAACGTCGAGGTGCACGAAGCGGGCTTGAAGCTGGTACGTCCCGGCATCCGCTGCTGCGACATCGCCCGCGAGCTGAACGAGATCTTCCTTCGCCATGACCTGCTGCAGTACCGCACCTTCGGTTACGGCCACTCCTTCGGCACCCTGAGCCATTACTACGGCCGCGAAGCGGGGCTGGAGCTGCGCGAGGACATCGACACCGTGCTCGAGCCAGGCATGGTGGTGTCGATCGAGCCGATGATCATGCTGCCCGAAGGGCATCCCGGCGCGGGCGGCTACCGTGAGCACGACATCCTGATCGTCAACGAGCACGGTGCCGAGAACATCACCCATTTCCCCTACGGGCCGGAGCACAACATCATCCGCAAGTGA
- the katG gene encoding catalase/peroxidase HPI has product MSNESKCPFHQTAGGGTSNRDWWPDQLNLRILHQHSSKSDPMDPDFDYAKAFKQLDFQALKQDLRALMTDSQDWWPADFGHYGPLFIRMAWHSAGTYRIGDGRGGAGSGQQRFAPLNSWPDNVSLDKARRLLWPIKQKYGRNISWADLIVLTGNVALESMGFKTFGFSGGRADVWEPDEDVYWGSEKVWLGGDTRYGKAQPPGKGDLVAEPQKHEEEQGRALGGERNLENPLAAVQMGLIYVNPEGPEGNPDPVASGKDIRETFGRMAMNDEETVALIAGGHAFGKTHGAGPADNVGPEPEAAGLELQGLGWQNKFGTGKGGDTITSGLEVTWTSTPTKWSNEYLENLFNFDWELTKSPAGAHQWRPKNGAGAGQIPDAHDPSKRHAPAMLTSDLALRFDPIYEPIARRFKDNPDQLADAFARAWYKLIHRDMGPLSRYLGPEMPQEVLLWQDPIPPVDHPLINDQDIAALKAKVLASGLSVGELVSTAWASASTFRGSDKRGGANGGRLRLAPQKFWAANQPEQLDKMLKALEKIQSEFNASGKKVSLADLIVLAGCAAVEKAAKDGGHTVNVPFRPGRMDASQEQTDVESFGVLEPLADGFRNFTKARYSVKAEKLLLDKAQLLTLTAPQMTVLIGGLRVLGANVGGSRHGVFTDKPGVLSNDFFRNLLDMSVEWKPTSADNETFEGRDRKTGQVKWTGTRVDLVFGSHVQLRALSEVYGSSDGQDKFVKDFVAAWVKVMELDRFDLK; this is encoded by the coding sequence ATGTCGAACGAATCGAAATGCCCGTTTCATCAGACCGCCGGTGGCGGCACGAGCAACCGTGACTGGTGGCCTGACCAGTTGAACCTGCGGATCCTCCATCAACATTCGTCCAAGTCCGACCCGATGGACCCGGACTTCGACTACGCCAAGGCGTTCAAGCAACTCGATTTTCAGGCCCTCAAGCAAGACCTGCGAGCCTTGATGACCGACTCCCAGGACTGGTGGCCCGCGGACTTCGGCCACTATGGCCCGCTGTTCATCCGCATGGCCTGGCACAGTGCTGGCACCTACCGTATCGGCGACGGCCGGGGTGGCGCAGGCTCCGGCCAGCAGCGTTTCGCCCCGCTCAACAGCTGGCCGGACAACGTCAGCCTGGACAAGGCCCGGCGCTTGCTGTGGCCGATCAAACAGAAGTACGGGCGCAACATTTCCTGGGCCGACCTGATCGTGTTGACGGGCAACGTGGCCCTGGAATCCATGGGTTTCAAGACCTTCGGCTTCTCCGGTGGGCGCGCCGATGTGTGGGAGCCGGATGAAGATGTGTACTGGGGCTCGGAAAAGGTCTGGCTGGGCGGTGACACCCGTTACGGCAAGGCGCAACCCCCCGGCAAGGGCGACCTGGTGGCGGAACCGCAGAAGCACGAAGAAGAACAAGGGCGCGCCCTGGGCGGCGAGCGAAACCTGGAGAACCCCTTGGCCGCCGTGCAGATGGGGCTGATCTACGTCAACCCGGAAGGCCCCGAGGGTAACCCCGACCCGGTGGCTTCCGGCAAGGACATCCGTGAGACCTTCGGCCGCATGGCCATGAATGACGAGGAAACCGTGGCCCTGATCGCCGGCGGTCATGCATTCGGCAAGACCCACGGTGCAGGCCCTGCCGACAACGTCGGACCCGAGCCAGAAGCCGCAGGCCTCGAGCTGCAAGGTCTGGGCTGGCAGAACAAGTTCGGTACCGGCAAGGGCGGCGACACCATCACCAGTGGCCTGGAAGTGACCTGGACGTCTACCCCGACCAAGTGGAGCAACGAGTACCTGGAGAACTTGTTCAACTTCGACTGGGAACTGACCAAGAGCCCGGCCGGTGCCCACCAGTGGCGGCCGAAGAACGGCGCCGGGGCAGGACAGATCCCCGATGCCCACGATCCTTCCAAGCGTCACGCGCCGGCCATGCTCACCTCCGACCTGGCCCTGCGTTTCGACCCTATCTACGAGCCGATCGCCCGGCGTTTCAAGGACAACCCCGACCAGTTGGCTGATGCCTTCGCCCGTGCCTGGTACAAACTGATCCACAGGGACATGGGCCCGCTGTCACGCTACCTGGGCCCGGAAATGCCGCAGGAGGTGCTGCTCTGGCAGGACCCGATCCCGCCGGTGGACCACCCGCTGATCAACGATCAAGACATCGCCGCCCTCAAAGCCAAGGTGTTGGCCTCGGGCCTGAGCGTCGGCGAACTGGTCTCCACCGCTTGGGCCTCGGCCTCGACCTTCCGGGGTTCGGACAAGCGCGGTGGTGCCAACGGCGGCCGCCTGCGCCTGGCGCCGCAGAAGTTCTGGGCAGCCAACCAGCCTGAACAATTGGACAAAATGCTCAAGGCGCTGGAGAAGATCCAGAGTGAGTTCAACGCCTCGGGCAAGAAGGTTTCCCTGGCCGATTTGATCGTGCTGGCGGGCTGCGCCGCGGTGGAAAAAGCTGCCAAGGACGGTGGGCACACAGTCAATGTGCCGTTCAGGCCTGGACGCATGGACGCCTCCCAGGAGCAGACCGATGTCGAGTCGTTCGGTGTGCTCGAGCCCTTGGCCGACGGTTTCCGCAACTTCACCAAAGCCCGCTACAGCGTCAAAGCCGAGAAACTGTTGCTGGACAAAGCCCAGTTGCTGACCCTCACCGCACCGCAGATGACCGTGCTGATCGGCGGCCTGCGGGTACTGGGTGCCAATGTCGGTGGCAGCCGACACGGGGTCTTTACCGACAAGCCCGGTGTGCTGTCCAACGACTTCTTCCGCAACCTGCTGGACATGAGCGTGGAGTGGAAGCCGACCTCGGCGGACAACGAAACCTTCGAAGGTCGCGACCGCAAGACTGGCCAGGTGAAGTGGACCGGTACCCGCGTCGACCTGGTGTTTGGCTCCCACGTCCAGTTGCGGGCCTTGTCGGAGGTCTATGGCAGCAGTGATGGCCAGGACAAGTTCGTCAAGGACTTCGTCGCTGCCTGGGTCAAAGTGATGGAGCTCGATAGGTTCGACTTGAAGTAA
- a CDS encoding DMT family transporter — MSASTPLSGVNQPLRGIALVVVATFLFASHDALSKFLGGLYPIIMVVWARYLVHTLLMAGIFLPKAGVAVLRTRRPVLQTLRALSLLSTSLLFTTGLQYLPLAEATSVNFLAPVLVTALSVPLLKERVSVGQWVAVVMGFIGVLVVVHPGGAMFTPAILFPFGSALGFCFYQLLTRKLAVYDSPTTSNFFAGLCNTLILSVLVPFFWHAPQWNHVVLMLALGGCGMTAHLLLTQAFRLAAPALLAPFSYCQIVFAGLLGLLIFGQVPDIASLVGIAIICLSGLGAAWMQRGK; from the coding sequence ATGAGTGCCAGTACCCCGCTGTCCGGAGTCAACCAACCGCTGCGCGGCATCGCCCTGGTGGTGGTGGCGACTTTCCTGTTCGCCAGTCACGACGCCCTTTCCAAGTTCCTGGGCGGCCTGTACCCGATCATCATGGTGGTCTGGGCACGCTACCTGGTACATACCCTGCTGATGGCCGGGATCTTCCTTCCCAAGGCCGGCGTGGCCGTATTGCGCACTCGCCGCCCGGTCTTGCAGACGTTGCGTGCGCTGAGCCTGTTGAGCACGAGCTTGCTGTTCACCACAGGCCTGCAGTACCTGCCTTTGGCCGAAGCGACATCCGTCAACTTCCTCGCCCCGGTGCTGGTCACCGCGCTTTCGGTGCCGCTGCTCAAGGAGCGCGTCAGCGTCGGCCAGTGGGTAGCGGTGGTGATGGGCTTTATCGGCGTACTGGTCGTTGTGCACCCTGGGGGGGCGATGTTCACGCCGGCGATCCTGTTCCCCTTTGGATCGGCCCTGGGCTTCTGCTTCTACCAATTGCTGACCCGCAAGTTGGCCGTCTACGACAGCCCAACCACCAGCAACTTCTTCGCCGGGCTGTGCAACACCTTGATCCTGAGCGTGCTGGTGCCGTTCTTCTGGCACGCGCCGCAATGGAACCACGTCGTCTTGATGCTGGCCCTCGGCGGCTGCGGCATGACCGCGCACCTGTTGCTGACCCAGGCCTTCCGCCTGGCTGCCCCGGCATTGCTGGCGCCCTTCAGCTATTGCCAGATCGTCTTCGCCGGTTTGCTGGGGCTGCTGATCTTCGGCCAGGTGCCGGACATCGCCAGCCTGGTGGGCATCGCCATCATCTGCCTGAGTGGTTTGGGGGCGGCCTGGATGCAACGCGGCAAGTGA
- a CDS encoding PLD nuclease N-terminal domain-containing protein, with product MEIGTIWIILAAILILLEIFAIWHIIGSDRRAERKMLWIVFVVYVPLPGLIVWAWMGPRAVKGRAVLEEK from the coding sequence ATGGAAATCGGAACGATCTGGATCATTCTCGCAGCCATTCTGATCCTCTTGGAGATCTTCGCCATCTGGCACATCATCGGCAGCGACCGGCGCGCTGAACGGAAGATGCTATGGATCGTCTTCGTGGTCTACGTACCCTTACCCGGCTTGATCGTCTGGGCCTGGATGGGGCCTCGGGCCGTGAAGGGGCGGGCGGTGCTCGAGGAAAAATAG
- a CDS encoding GlxA family transcriptional regulator — MSTPRQFSQKTSTSNMLRLKSASGNGQVPYRVDFVLLEHFSMASFTVAMDVLVTANLLRADSFRFNPLSPQGDRVLSDLGLELVASELDAASLKELDLLVICGGLRTPLKYPELDRMLGDCAAHGMALGGLWNGAWFLGRAGVLDDYGCSIHPEQRASLAERSPQTRLTPASFTLDRDRLTAASPNGAMELMLGLVRRLYGDALAEGVEEILSFSGARYRQVGPGAKKSMSLHLRTIVELMENNLEETLSLDQLAAYSGRSRRQIDRLFQAQLGTSPRRYYMELRITKSRRLLQYSDLSVMEVAVACGFVSVSHFSKCYAAYFGYPPSREQRLGE, encoded by the coding sequence GTGTCCACACCACGTCAGTTCAGCCAGAAGACCAGCACCAGCAACATGCTGCGGCTAAAATCCGCCTCCGGTAACGGCCAGGTGCCCTATCGAGTCGACTTCGTCCTTCTCGAACACTTCTCCATGGCCAGTTTTACCGTGGCGATGGACGTGCTGGTCACCGCCAACCTGTTGCGCGCCGACAGTTTCCGCTTCAACCCGCTCTCCCCCCAGGGCGACCGAGTACTCAGCGACCTGGGCCTGGAATTGGTGGCCAGCGAACTCGATGCCGCCAGCCTGAAGGAGCTGGACCTGCTGGTGATCTGCGGCGGCTTGCGCACGCCCCTCAAATATCCTGAGCTCGACCGCATGCTGGGCGATTGCGCGGCCCATGGCATGGCGCTGGGCGGCTTGTGGAACGGCGCCTGGTTCCTTGGTCGCGCAGGTGTACTGGACGACTACGGCTGCAGCATCCACCCTGAACAGCGCGCCAGCCTGGCCGAACGCAGCCCGCAAACCCGCCTCACGCCGGCCAGCTTCACCCTGGACCGGGACCGGCTCACCGCCGCCAGCCCCAATGGCGCCATGGAGTTGATGCTCGGCCTGGTTCGACGTCTCTACGGCGACGCACTGGCCGAAGGTGTCGAGGAAATCCTGTCGTTCTCCGGAGCTCGCTATCGCCAGGTTGGCCCTGGGGCGAAGAAGTCCATGAGCCTGCACTTGCGTACCATCGTCGAGCTGATGGAGAACAACCTCGAGGAAACCCTCAGCCTGGACCAGCTCGCCGCCTACAGTGGCCGCTCGCGACGCCAGATCGACCGCTTGTTCCAGGCCCAGCTCGGCACCTCGCCGCGGCGCTACTACATGGAGCTGCGCATCACCAAGAGCCGCCGGCTGCTGCAATATTCCGACCTCTCGGTAATGGAAGTCGCGGTCGCCTGCGGTTTCGTCTCGGTATCGCACTTCAGCAAGTGTTATGCGGCCTATTTCGGCTACCCGCCGTCACGGGAGCAGCGCCTGGGCGAGTGA
- a CDS encoding TetR/AcrR family transcriptional regulator, whose amino-acid sequence MSDSVVNLGQSGIEGGRKSRKHNPEKTREDILQAAIHEFVQQGLAGARVDAIAERTATSKRMIYYYFGSKEQLYIECLVKLYGDIRKTEHSLDLESLPAVQAIERVVDFTFDHHDHNVDFVRIVCTENIHYGEYIKQSPAIREMSSLVLQGLARTLQRGVEEGVFRAGIDVIDLHMLMSSFCFYRVSNRHTFGELFQIDLCEQEVKRRHKQMIREAVLGYIRA is encoded by the coding sequence ATGAGTGATTCGGTAGTCAATCTCGGGCAATCCGGGATCGAAGGGGGGCGCAAGTCGCGCAAGCACAACCCCGAGAAAACGCGCGAGGACATCCTCCAGGCCGCCATCCACGAGTTCGTGCAGCAGGGCCTTGCCGGGGCGCGGGTCGATGCCATCGCCGAGCGCACCGCCACCTCCAAGCGCATGATCTACTACTACTTCGGCAGCAAGGAGCAGTTGTACATCGAGTGCCTGGTCAAGCTCTACGGTGACATCCGCAAGACCGAGCACAGCCTTGACCTGGAGTCGCTGCCGGCCGTGCAGGCCATCGAACGTGTGGTGGACTTCACCTTCGACCACCATGACCATAATGTCGACTTCGTGCGCATCGTCTGCACCGAGAACATCCACTACGGCGAGTACATCAAGCAATCACCGGCGATTCGCGAAATGAGCAGCCTCGTACTGCAAGGGCTGGCCCGTACCCTGCAACGAGGTGTGGAGGAGGGCGTGTTCCGGGCAGGCATCGACGTCATCGACCTGCACATGCTGATGAGCTCGTTCTGCTTCTACCGCGTGTCCAACCGGCATACCTTCGGCGAGCTCTTCCAGATCGACCTCTGCGAGCAGGAGGTCAAGCGACGCCACAAGCAGATGATTCGCGAAGCGGTCTTGGGTTACATCCGTGCTTGA